From the Anopheles stephensi strain Indian chromosome X, UCI_ANSTEP_V1.0, whole genome shotgun sequence genome, the window ACAATTTTCTATTAGCCAACAGTAAATAAATgctaaataaaagaaaaaaaaaccatttccgTGCTAGTAAACAGAATGcaacatttattttgtttgttctgaaccttataagaaaataaaaaacaacagcgTCCGATATCGTCGAAGGTATAAAGCCAAGCAAGGAACTGCTTGGTGTGGCACAGCTTTGGTTACTACCTTATCTTATCAATCGATTACGGTAGTACCGATATTGGTTGtcacaaaaaaagcatgaTATAAAAtagtgttttcttcttcgcacttcgtttttttgtttgttttcacacACCCAACACACAGCAAATAGTGCCATCGTTTTTTtgaaaacagcagtagatttAATCTAACCTACTATATAAACAATACTTGCTTCTATTGCCCTTTCGCTTCTATTGCCAAACAATATGATGCGCTCCTAACACCCTgtgttacacacacacgcgcgcgccgGGAAACGGCTCGGTAAAGCTGTCGAAACTACTCCGATTTCATGTGCTTAAAGTTGAACCGGGCATCCAGCTTCAGCGTCACCTGGTGGATTTTGTTCAGGTGTATGCGCATGTCGTAGCTGCGCGAGAAAGAGCGCAAGCAAACCGGACACTTCGTTTTCCCCGAGTGCAAATCCTTATGCAGTGTCAAGGACATCGGGTGCTTGAAGCCCTTCCAACAGATACTGCACCGGAAGCGAAGTTCTGTGTCTGGAAGTTTAGAGATAcaagagaagaagagaagtgGATAGATAGAGGAATGGTGGGCAGAGAACGGAGAcagacggagagagagagagagcgagagagctgcTTTAGGCGAGAGCGTACAGTGAAAAAGCGCGGACGACGGCCGGACGACAGTTATCAAGCAAAGGTGTGTGTGGCTTTTCTGCTTTATCAACtaaattttacaacaaaatggaattaaaacaaaaaaaaagaagcaatagAACAAACATAACATgctaaaagaaaaagaaacattcaATGAATGATTAAGCCATGTTAAGTAaagtaatagaaaaaaagcaaacaaacccatATGAGTTGAAAAAATGGACATGAAACAAAGATgaacaaggaaaacaaaacaacaaagttTAACGGCCATATCATGTACATGGATACATAATACATATAGTAAGTTAATGTAAAAACAAAGTGCCATATCAAAACTCTCGTCTCTCAAGTTCTTCAACCACCAACCGTTACCGTATTATCGGATCATTTACAAGGTTTCGCAGGCCAATTCAACGTTCTAATATTTAGCCTCGTTTTTCCCTTCTCCACACACAAATCTGAACAAAGCGTAATTTAGCTAACGTTGCGGATGAGCCTTGCAGCCTTCAGTCTGAATTAATGCGGACCGAACCTCAATCATAAAAGACGCTGAAAAGATTTCTTCACAGTGCAATCGAAACATCTTTTCAATAAGGGTTTAAACTTTTGCTGCTCGCAGCTCAACCCGTTAGCGATTTGGAACTCGCCAGACACAGGGCAATTCCTTGAATACAATTGCAAAATATCCCTCACTTTTTGATGCCCAAATTTCCTTTCAATACCCCACTCCCCACCTCTTCCCTCACCCCCCTTCCCCCTACCGGATGAATTGTGAAACAGTAGCAACCACAGCAAATGAAATCATTCGGCTTTCTTGTCGAGTGCAGTGTGCTGCGGTGGtcgccgcacacacacacggaaattGAAATACTTAATTGCAATATTCCcccgaagaaaagaaaacaacaaaacgaaacaacaacaaaaaggaatGTAAAGGCCAATGAAACTGTATCATACCTTGCAAAATGTTCGATTTCGTCTGCTCGTCGGTTGATCCTTGGAAAATACGACCTACAGCGAACAAAAACAGGTAGGTGAAaggaacataaaataaaaaactccCCCGATTGTCGACCGAAAGCGGCTCCAGGGCCACCACCCTACTTACTCATATCCATCTCCGATCCTTCGATCTCAATATTATCCTGCGCCATATCTTCGTCATCGTCCTTCTCTTCAATGTTTTCCGACACGAGTTCGTAGCTTTCTGTAAGGGATAAGAAAAGCGTTACTTATTTGTTGATGCAGGTTTGCGTGCGTGACAAACAGATGAGTTAAGGCAAGGGAGGATCGAAAATGGCTAGTTGATAGAAGAGACATTTGCGATTCTATTCGTCTCTTGCCTAGGGtggaataaaattttagcaatTATGACATCGTCTACCTTGCAGGAACGTATTGTTTGTGCCGTTACCGGGATTGAGCGGCTCGCCGACGCTGATAAACTCCGGTATTTCCATCTTGAGTGTAGTACCAGACGTTTGACCGTTTTCTGTATATTGCTCTACAAAAAGGGAATTGGGGAgattataaaattttaaccatttgaaagtaagaaaattcattcactatttttttttcctaaccaTGTTCCTGTTCCTCTCGCGCATCCTTGGTAGTGATGGTGTAGGTGTCCGTCTCGTACAGTTCATTGTCGCCCGACTGTCCCGTGCTCGTCGTCGTAACCGTTACCGTAGACCCGGACTGAACCGATGAGTTCGGTTGCGTGGCGATAATCTGCTGTGCCtttacctttttctttctcggcTGTACGACATTGTCCACGACTTCCTGTAGGGTGGTGGCTTGGGTAGTTTGGTGCTGGGGTTGCGTTTGCGATGTGGTCGTTTGCTGTTGGGGCTGCTGCTGGGTTTGCTGCGCCTGTTGCACGGCTACCTGCTGGACCTGTACTtgaacctgctgctgctgctgctgttgttgctgctgttgtgctgcCGTCTGTACCTGTATTTTGGCGAtcgttggctgctgctgttgctgcgccATTGGCACAGTGACGGTTGACGCGGTCAGGGCCGGCATTTCGGGTGGCGATTGTTTGATCAGTGGTTTGGTGATGATCGGTGCCGTCTGGATCTGCGCCTGTACAAGCTTCGGTTGATGGACTATGGTCGAGTTTGATGGCAAGGTAAGGTAGAGCGAGTCCGTCGTCGTGATCGTGGCCGACTTGTCCAGCACCGCCTGGCTCTGGATCAGCTGTTGCGCGATCGCGGACGTGGTTGAGCTGGCCGGCTGGCGCGTATCGGCCGTATTGTCCGTCAGCCCCCGGATCGCCAGCACCTCCGCCGTGTGCAGAAACGAGGGCAGCTGTTCCTGCGGCACGCTCACTTCGCCCTGGTACATAAACTCCACCAGCGACATCAGGTCATTGTAGCGCAcgtttttgaaaataatgacGGGGTGCTGGCACGGGTTCTCCTTGAACACGTCCTTGAAGTAGGGACTGCAGGCCGAGAGCAGTATTTTGTGTGCGCGTATCTTGCGCCCCTCGCAGCACAACGTCACATCGACAAAGTCTTCCTCGTAGCGCAGCGAATCGAACGCTCCGGCGATGTAGGACGTGTAATTGTTCCACCGGAGGGAAAACTGTTGCGGGTTCATGGTGCCGTACGGTTCGGGGGGGGGCCCTCCGTCGGCCAAACGGGACACTAGAACGCTGTATCACACTCGGCCACCACTATTTTCATACGCCGTTGTTATGCGAAACGCTGGGTAACgtttttatagatttttttttattttattttactccaCCTGCAACATCTACAAAATGGTGAACGCGACGGGTTACCGTGGGAAGGAGCGAGACGGCAACAgccagcgagcgagcgagcgaggaaGATAAGAGAAATAATCAAAAAGAAATATATTAGTGCGCGTGTTTACGCTGGGTGTTGAGCGATAGTATTtgctttttcacaatttagcCACATCCGCTCAACTGTTTGCAAGCGTTTTGCTAACACGCGCCGAGTGCAAACACTGCAAACAATACGGCGGAGCTGGGCAGCCAGGCAGATTTGCAAGCTGCAACAATGGCTCACGAAATATGCGAGGGAAATGGATGAACGATATCGCCAGCCAACTCTGGCGGACACCAGAAATCAATTGATTGCGAGGTGAGTGTACCACGGACTGCAGCAACTTTAACTTAAACTCACAAACACGATGCAGCGGAACATATTGCACTTACTACGAGTTAAATTTTACAGCGTCAGCAGGATTTTTAGCGCGGTTTTGTTCCGAAGACGCTATTCCGACCTCCCCCACCGAAGCGTATTCTTGTACAGCTCTTCTTCGCGTTCTTCTTTTCGAGGgtaaaagaagcaaaagaaaatctcCTCGTTTGACACTGCATGTCATATAGCGTCACCTACAGCTGTGACAGCTGCCCAAGGTTTATAGatggaatttaaattttgacaGTTGGAACGATGTAAAGCGAGCGTTCGTCTACCGGTCGGCCGGGATTTGTATTgtattttgtataaaaaaataatttcaataattttcgACCTTTTTCCTCGCACTACCCGGTGCTCTATATTGCAATTCCAGGCCAGGCGATAATCGCATACCAACgaacaaagaacaaaacacacaataagcttttaataacaaacagcaaaatgTGATAAGATAATCGTCACAAACAGGGCAAcaaacaacgacaacaacaaaataacacCAAAACCCAAAATAACATTTTTACTCAgttgttgcgtgtgtgtgtgtagttttataaaaactactttattgtttgtttagaAATCCTCATAGCCCGGCAGAGGGAATTGTTCGCTGTACTGTTCCACCTCCTTGCGCAAGCTTTGCACCTTGGCGCTAAAGGTGGCGTCCTCGTGTATGACACGCTTGAAGTCAACCAGCTTCGGTCCGGATACGGTGGCGATGTCCTTCGACAGGCGCAAACCACGATCGATAAAGTCCACCACCTGCTGCATGTCCTGCTCGAGCAGTCCGCGCGTTGTAAGTGCCGGCGTACCGAGCCGAATTCCGGACGGGTTCAGTGCGGACTTGTCTCCCGGTACGGTGTTTTTGTTGCACGCGATCGAAATTTCCTCCAGGATGTATTCGGCCCGCGCACCCGTAATGCCGACCGGGCGCAGATCAACCAGCACCAAATGCACATCCGTACCGCCGGTCGCCACCGAGTACCCTTTCGCAAGCAGTCCGGCGCAGAGGGCGCGAGCATTCTTGATGACCTGCTCCTGGTACGCACGGAATTCGGGCGTCTTGGCCTGCATCATGCACGTCGCAATACCGGCGATCGCATGATTGTGGGGTCCACCCTGCAACCCAGGAAACACAGCCTGGTTGACGCGCGACTCCAGATCGTACATCACCTTCTCCCCGTTCGCTTTCACGCTACGCACACCCTTCCGGAAGAAGATAACACCGGCCCGCGGACCGCGCAACGTCTTGTGCGTCGTCGTGCTGACGACGTCCGCGTACTCGAACGGTGACGGTATAACGCCGGCGGCTACCAAACCGGAAATGTGTGCCATATCGGCGAACAGATACGCACCGTTCTGGTTCGCAATTTCCCGGAAACGTTTGTAATCCAGACAGCGGGAGTAGCACGAGATACCGGCAATGATTACCTTCGGCTTGAACAGGCGTGCCGTTTCCTCCATCTTGTCGTAATCGATCAGCCCGGTCACGGGATCGACCTTGTACGGCATGCTTTCGAAGAAGATCGAGGTGGCGGAAATTTTCTTCGTCTGCGTCATGAAGCCGTGCGTCAGATGGCCACCGTCCGGCAGATCGAGACCCATGATGCGACCGTGCGGTTCAATCAGCGCGGTGTACACGGCAAAGTTGGCCGGCGAGCCGGAATACGGTTGAACGTTGCAGCCCCACTGCTCCGGGTCCAGTCGGTACGCTTCCAGGGCACGCTTCTGGGCGAGCAGTTCGATCTCGTCAATAAATTCATTACCTCCGTAATATCTGCGGAAGCAACCGGTGAATTATATAAGCTTGTTGAAGATATTGGAAAGTCACCCGCTTGGAAGTCACCCTTACCTTTGACCGGGCAAACCTTCCGAGTATTTGTTATGCAAACAGGAGCTTAGGCACTGCAACACGGACAGGGAGGTGAAATTTTCACTGGCAATCATCTCAAGTCCTCGCGTCTGGCGCTTCTTCTCCTTCCGTATCAGATCCATCAGCTCCGGATCCTGATCCCATAGGTTCTCGTGAAGCAGTTTTGCATTTCCAGCCATCTagtacaatttaaaaaaaaaatacaaaatcgGTTTAATGTTCCACAAACACTATTTCCCTATAAGCTGGAATATATTTACGGAAGTTTTAGCGACGTGTTTGCTCATTTTGATTGGTGATTGGAAGGGTGCGTAAAGGCAACACTTTCGATTTCGGCGACAGCAACTGAGCAAAACTGTTAAACGATCTTAATTGCACAACTTGGCGCAAAACCGTACTACCAATAAAGCGGGGTCTAGTGTGTGGGAACCGATCCTAACGACTGATTGATGAAGATCACCAGTACAATTTATAAGCTCTTACCAACCGCGCGCTCCCAATCGAAGCACGCAGGAAACGATCTGATTAAATCACGATCTTGGCCCATTCGTACCATTCGAGAATGCCGGGATAGAGACAGATAGGGACGGTGGTGCGTTGGGTGGA encodes:
- the LOC118505021 gene encoding modifier of mdg4-like isoform X6 translates to MNPQQFSLRWNNYTSYIAGAFDSLRYEEDFVDVTLCCEGRKIRAHKILLSACSPYFKDVFKENPCQHPVIIFKNVRYNDLMSLVEFMYQGEVSVPQEQLPSFLHTAEVLAIRGLTDNTADTRQPASSTTSAIAQQLIQSQAVLDKSATITTTDSLYLTLPSNSTIVHQPKLVQAQIQTAPIITKPLIKQSPPEMPALTASTVTVPMAQQQQQPTIAKIQVQTAAQQQQQQQQQQQVQVQVQQVAVQQAQQTQQQPQQQTTTSQTQPQHQTTQATTLQEVVDNVVQPRKKKVKAQQIIATQPNSSVQSGSTVTVTTTSTGQSGDNELYETDTYTITTKDAREEQEHEQYTENGQTSGTTLKMEIPEFISVGEPLNPESYELVSENIEEKDDDEDMAQDNIEIEGSEMDMSRIFQGSTDEQTKSNILQDTELRFRCSICWKGFKHPMSLTLHKDLHSGKTKCPVCLRSFSRSYDMRIHLNKIHQVTLKLDARFNFKHMKSE
- the LOC118505021 gene encoding modifier of mdg4-like isoform X4 yields the protein MNPQQFSLRWNNYTSYIAGAFDSLRYEEDFVDVTLCCEGRKIRAHKILLSACSPYFKDVFKENPCQHPVIIFKNVRYNDLMSLVEFMYQGEVSVPQEQLPSFLHTAEVLAIRGLTDNTADTRQPASSTTSAIAQQLIQSQAVLDKSATITTTDSLYLTLPSNSTIVHQPKLVQAQIQTAPIITKPLIKQSPPEMPALTASTVTVPMAQQQQQPTIAKIQVQTAAQQQQQQQQQQQVQVQVQQVAVQQAQQTQQQPQQQTTTSQTQPQHQTTQATTLQEVVDNVVQPRKKKVKAQQIIATQPNSSVQSGSTVTVTTTSTGQSGDNELYETDTYTITTKDAREEQEHEQYTENGQTSGTTLKMEIPEFISVGEPLNPGNGTNNTFLQESYELVSENIEEKDDDEDMAQDNIEIEGSEMDMSRIFQGSTDEQTKSNILQDTELRFRCSICWKGFKHPMSLTLHKDLHSGKTKCPVCLRSFSRSYDMRIHLNKIHQVTLKLDARFNFKHMKSE
- the LOC118505021 gene encoding protein abrupt-like isoform X2, which encodes MNPQQFSLRWNNYTSYIAGAFDSLRYEEDFVDVTLCCEGRKIRAHKILLSACSPYFKDVFKENPCQHPVIIFKNVRYNDLMSLVEFMYQGEVSVPQEQLPSFLHTAEVLAIRGLTDNTADTRQPASSTTSAIAQQLIQSQAVLDKSATITTTDSLYLTLPSNSTIVHQPKLVQAQIQTAPIITKPLIKQSPPEMPALTASTVTVPMAQQQQQPTIAKIQVQTAAQQQQQQQQQQQVQVQVQQVAVQQAQQTQQQPQQQTTTSQTQPQHQTTQATTLQEVVDNVVQPRKKKVKAQQIIATQPNSSVQSGSTVTVTTTSTGQSGDNELYETDTYTITTKDAREEQEHEQYTENGQTSGTTLKMEIPEFISVGEPLNPESYELVSENIEEKDDDEDMAQDNIEIEGSEMDMSRIFQGSTDEQTKSNILQVRMEKIELVSEKMLHKCPECRRTFCSMNAMKRHRQAKHFAMQDSYVCAMCDARFKTKWSLSTHKSKYHRGQSTAGGAIETGDGGSATAAAKTPAAAQQQRSPVAAQKRQAARPSMPRIKTRPPSTEDA
- the LOC118505021 gene encoding protein abrupt-like isoform X1, translating into MNPQQFSLRWNNYTSYIAGAFDSLRYEEDFVDVTLCCEGRKIRAHKILLSACSPYFKDVFKENPCQHPVIIFKNVRYNDLMSLVEFMYQGEVSVPQEQLPSFLHTAEVLAIRGLTDNTADTRQPASSTTSAIAQQLIQSQAVLDKSATITTTDSLYLTLPSNSTIVHQPKLVQAQIQTAPIITKPLIKQSPPEMPALTASTVTVPMAQQQQQPTIAKIQVQTAAQQQQQQQQQQQVQVQVQQVAVQQAQQTQQQPQQQTTTSQTQPQHQTTQATTLQEVVDNVVQPRKKKVKAQQIIATQPNSSVQSGSTVTVTTTSTGQSGDNELYETDTYTITTKDAREEQEHEQYTENGQTSGTTLKMEIPEFISVGEPLNPGNGTNNTFLQESYELVSENIEEKDDDEDMAQDNIEIEGSEMDMSRIFQGSTDEQTKSNILQVRMEKIELVSEKMLHKCPECRRTFCSMNAMKRHRQAKHFAMQDSYVCAMCDARFKTKWSLSTHKSKYHRGQSTAGGAIETGDGGSATAAAKTPAAAQQQRSPVAAQKRQAARPSMPRIKTRPPSTEDA
- the LOC118505021 gene encoding protein abrupt-like isoform X3, encoding MNPQQFSLRWNNYTSYIAGAFDSLRYEEDFVDVTLCCEGRKIRAHKILLSACSPYFKDVFKENPCQHPVIIFKNVRYNDLMSLVEFMYQGEVSVPQEQLPSFLHTAEVLAIRGLTDNTADTRQPASSTTSAIAQQLIQSQAVLDKSATITTTDSLYLTLPSNSTIVHQPKLVQAQIQTAPIITKPLIKQSPPEMPALTASTVTVPMAQQQQQPTIAKIQVQTAAQQQQQQQQQQQVQVQVQQVAVQQAQQTQQQPQQQTTTSQTQPQHQTTQATTLQEVVDNVVQPRKKKVKAQQIIATQPNSSVQSGSTVTVTTTSTGQSGDNELYETDTYTITTKDAREEQEHEQYTENGQTSGTTLKMEIPEFISVGEPLNPGNGTNNTFLQESYELVSENIEEKDDDEDMAQDNIEIEGSEMDMSRIFQGSTDEQTKSNILQDIVSQNKWARCKVCRLLITASNLWRHVRTQHSRLEPKRCEHCNKQFKNKYSLREHVRITHESKQPRDEVSSRAAEGTGEG
- the LOC118505021 gene encoding protein abrupt-like isoform X5 produces the protein MNPQQFSLRWNNYTSYIAGAFDSLRYEEDFVDVTLCCEGRKIRAHKILLSACSPYFKDVFKENPCQHPVIIFKNVRYNDLMSLVEFMYQGEVSVPQEQLPSFLHTAEVLAIRGLTDNTADTRQPASSTTSAIAQQLIQSQAVLDKSATITTTDSLYLTLPSNSTIVHQPKLVQAQIQTAPIITKPLIKQSPPEMPALTASTVTVPMAQQQQQPTIAKIQVQTAAQQQQQQQQQQQVQVQVQQVAVQQAQQTQQQPQQQTTTSQTQPQHQTTQATTLQEVVDNVVQPRKKKVKAQQIIATQPNSSVQSGSTVTVTTTSTGQSGDNELYETDTYTITTKDAREEQEHEQYTENGQTSGTTLKMEIPEFISVGEPLNPGNGTNNTFLQESYELVSENIEEKDDDEDMAQDNIEIEGSEMDMSRIFQGSTDEQTKSNILQEVFEQKMKPKKYKCKDCDKSFAAWKSLTMHQHIHRGLTKCTICGAILSRTANLKRHMKLKHEKIIP
- the LOC118505036 gene encoding serine hydroxymethyltransferase, cytosolic isoform X2, whose protein sequence is MSKHVAKTSMAGNAKLLHENLWDQDPELMDLIRKEKKRQTRGLEMIASENFTSLSVLQCLSSCLHNKYSEGLPGQRYYGGNEFIDEIELLAQKRALEAYRLDPEQWGCNVQPYSGSPANFAVYTALIEPHGRIMGLDLPDGGHLTHGFMTQTKKISATSIFFESMPYKVDPVTGLIDYDKMEETARLFKPKVIIAGISCYSRCLDYKRFREIANQNGAYLFADMAHISGLVAAGVIPSPFEYADVVSTTTHKTLRGPRAGVIFFRKGVRSVKANGEKVMYDLESRVNQAVFPGLQGGPHNHAIAGIATCMMQAKTPEFRAYQEQVIKNARALCAGLLAKGYSVATGGTDVHLVLVDLRPVGITGARAEYILEEISIACNKNTVPGDKSALNPSGIRLGTPALTTRGLLEQDMQQVVDFIDRGLRLSKDIATVSGPKLVDFKRVIHEDATFSAKVQSLRKEVEQYSEQFPLPGYEDF
- the LOC118505036 gene encoding serine hydroxymethyltransferase, cytosolic isoform X1, which gives rise to MANALRGYVSLAPMFGVQRLSTITRARGSLLAQLSRHCSPASSTSDTGSPSLVARVCYDQIRFSSSSPKSAPKMAGNAKLLHENLWDQDPELMDLIRKEKKRQTRGLEMIASENFTSLSVLQCLSSCLHNKYSEGLPGQRYYGGNEFIDEIELLAQKRALEAYRLDPEQWGCNVQPYSGSPANFAVYTALIEPHGRIMGLDLPDGGHLTHGFMTQTKKISATSIFFESMPYKVDPVTGLIDYDKMEETARLFKPKVIIAGISCYSRCLDYKRFREIANQNGAYLFADMAHISGLVAAGVIPSPFEYADVVSTTTHKTLRGPRAGVIFFRKGVRSVKANGEKVMYDLESRVNQAVFPGLQGGPHNHAIAGIATCMMQAKTPEFRAYQEQVIKNARALCAGLLAKGYSVATGGTDVHLVLVDLRPVGITGARAEYILEEISIACNKNTVPGDKSALNPSGIRLGTPALTTRGLLEQDMQQVVDFIDRGLRLSKDIATVSGPKLVDFKRVIHEDATFSAKVQSLRKEVEQYSEQFPLPGYEDF